A section of the Polynucleobacter sp. AP-Jannik-300A-C4 genome encodes:
- the xseA gene encoding exodeoxyribonuclease VII large subunit, whose protein sequence is MSDISREILSVGDLNRVIASSLEERFDAVWVSGEISNFKAYDSGHWYFSLKDEEGQIRCVMFRGRNGQVGFMPQSGDLVEVAANVGFYVPRGDIQLTVQSMRRAGIGGLYEAFLKLKAKLAKAGLFDAENKRPIPTHPRAIGIVTSPQAAALKDVLSTLARRAPHIPIVIYPTLVQGPDAPAGIIAALKNAEKENAVDVILLVRGGGSIEDLWAFNDEQLAYAISQSSIPIVSGVGHETDVTIADFVADLRAPTPTGAAELAAPRRDQMLQELDAIMQALLQRVSQRVEREAQTLDQLALRLSHALPNPDRMREQISGWQIRLNQAWLVRVENWKRDQSHFQSQLEMLNPQRTLERGYAVILSKKEQAMHAVRSPNELNTESLFEVRLAEGRVEVEFSKLVPQK, encoded by the coding sequence ATGTCCGATATATCAAGAGAAATTCTGAGTGTTGGCGATCTAAACCGCGTTATTGCTAGCTCTTTAGAGGAGCGCTTTGATGCTGTATGGGTTAGCGGGGAGATTTCGAATTTCAAGGCCTATGACAGTGGACATTGGTATTTTTCTCTCAAGGATGAAGAGGGGCAGATTCGCTGTGTGATGTTCCGTGGTCGTAATGGGCAAGTCGGATTTATGCCTCAATCTGGGGATTTAGTGGAAGTTGCTGCCAATGTGGGCTTCTATGTTCCTCGTGGTGACATTCAGCTCACGGTGCAAAGCATGCGTCGTGCAGGCATAGGCGGCCTTTATGAAGCTTTTTTGAAGCTCAAGGCCAAGCTCGCCAAGGCGGGCTTATTTGATGCTGAGAATAAACGTCCCATACCAACTCATCCGAGAGCGATTGGCATCGTTACCTCGCCACAGGCGGCAGCCCTAAAAGATGTCCTAAGCACTTTAGCTAGAAGAGCTCCCCATATTCCAATTGTGATTTACCCGACACTCGTACAAGGACCTGATGCGCCAGCTGGAATTATTGCCGCACTCAAAAATGCTGAAAAAGAAAATGCTGTTGATGTCATTTTGCTGGTGAGGGGTGGTGGCAGTATTGAAGATCTTTGGGCATTTAATGATGAGCAGCTGGCTTACGCTATTTCGCAGTCATCTATCCCAATAGTGAGCGGAGTTGGACATGAAACCGATGTCACGATTGCTGACTTTGTTGCAGACTTACGTGCACCCACTCCAACGGGTGCAGCAGAATTGGCGGCACCAAGACGGGATCAAATGTTGCAAGAGCTAGATGCGATCATGCAGGCATTACTGCAAAGGGTGAGTCAGCGAGTAGAGCGTGAAGCACAAACTTTAGATCAATTGGCTTTGCGCCTTAGTCATGCCTTGCCCAACCCTGACCGCATGCGCGAGCAAATCAGCGGATGGCAAATACGACTCAACCAAGCATGGCTGGTGAGAGTTGAAAATTGGAAACGTGATCAAAGCCATTTCCAATCCCAGCTTGAAATGCTGAACCCGCAAAGAACTTTGGAGCGTGGGTATGCAGTCATCTTGAGTAAGAAAGAGCAGGCAATGCATGCAGTAAGAAGCCCCAATGAACTCAACACGGAAAGCCTATTTGAAGTACGTCTGGCGGAGGGGCGGGTAGAGGTGGAGTTTTCGAAGCTTGTGCCGCAGAAGTAA
- the murB gene encoding UDP-N-acetylmuramate dehydrogenase, whose protein sequence is MNSAKNAPNPAKLTPNLGLKHRNSFGLDSTAELAYEITSADQLPALMKELVDKKLGWRVLGGGSNVILPESLPGATLLINILGQELIKSDDSNTWLSVGAGVNWHEFVSWTLEKNLPGLENLALIPGTVGAAPIQNIGAYGVEVGEYIDSIEAFDCAAHGFVTLPQEACQFAYRDSYFKQNPNRFIVTKVVFKIPKFWQARLQYVDLAKQFSEPNSSPSAKQIFAAVCAIRSKKLPDPKVIGNAGSFFQNPIVSAEQCEQLIKQFPDLVSYTDSNGKRKLAAGWLIDQCGFKGKRVGPVGVYEKQALVLVNHGDGTSSDILNLAKNIQDEVLDKFGVQLEIEPNIL, encoded by the coding sequence ATGAACTCCGCGAAAAATGCGCCCAATCCAGCAAAATTGACCCCCAATCTGGGGCTCAAGCATCGGAATAGCTTTGGCCTAGATTCCACAGCTGAATTGGCGTACGAGATCACATCCGCGGATCAACTACCAGCCCTCATGAAAGAGCTTGTGGATAAAAAACTTGGTTGGCGTGTACTAGGCGGCGGAAGCAATGTGATTCTTCCTGAGTCTTTGCCTGGAGCAACACTACTCATTAATATTCTCGGCCAAGAGCTTATTAAATCGGATGACAGCAATACCTGGCTCTCAGTAGGCGCTGGCGTTAATTGGCATGAATTTGTTTCCTGGACTCTGGAGAAAAACTTGCCAGGCCTGGAAAACCTTGCCTTAATTCCGGGAACAGTTGGCGCAGCACCGATTCAAAACATTGGCGCATACGGCGTTGAAGTCGGGGAGTATATCGACAGCATCGAGGCATTTGATTGTGCGGCCCATGGCTTTGTCACTCTCCCGCAAGAGGCATGCCAGTTTGCCTATCGCGATAGCTACTTCAAGCAAAATCCCAATCGATTTATCGTGACAAAGGTCGTTTTTAAAATCCCCAAATTTTGGCAGGCACGATTGCAGTATGTCGATCTAGCAAAACAGTTTTCTGAGCCAAACTCCAGTCCAAGTGCAAAGCAAATTTTTGCTGCGGTTTGCGCTATCCGGTCCAAGAAATTGCCAGACCCTAAGGTCATTGGCAATGCTGGGAGTTTTTTCCAAAACCCGATTGTCAGTGCTGAACAATGTGAGCAACTGATTAAGCAATTTCCGGATCTGGTTTCTTACACAGATAGCAATGGCAAACGTAAGTTGGCGGCCGGATGGCTGATTGATCAATGCGGCTTTAAAGGCAAACGTGTCGGCCCTGTAGGTGTTTATGAAAAACAAGCACTAGTTCTAGTGAATCATGGTGACGGGACATCGTCCGATATCCTCAACCTGGCAAAAAATATTCAAGATGAAGTATTGGATAAATTCGGCGTACAACTCGAGATTGAGCCAAATATTCTCTAG
- a CDS encoding YajQ family cyclic di-GMP-binding protein — protein sequence MPSFDVVCEPDMIELKNAIEQSNKEITNRFDFKGSDSRVEQKDETLILFGDDDFKLGQVRDVLYGKMAKRNVDVRYLKDDKKETIGSDKRKQTMKIQKGITSELAKKVVRIIKDSKIKVQASIQGDAVRVTGTKRDDLQETMAMLKKEVSEAPLGFNNFRD from the coding sequence ATGCCCTCATTTGACGTAGTGTGTGAGCCTGACATGATTGAGTTGAAAAACGCAATCGAGCAATCTAATAAAGAAATTACCAATCGTTTTGATTTCAAAGGCTCCGATAGCCGGGTGGAGCAAAAGGATGAGACTTTGATCTTGTTTGGGGATGACGACTTTAAGTTGGGTCAAGTTCGTGATGTTCTCTACGGCAAGATGGCTAAACGTAATGTGGACGTTCGTTATCTCAAAGACGACAAAAAAGAGACTATTGGTAGTGATAAGCGCAAGCAAACCATGAAGATCCAAAAAGGGATTACTTCGGAGTTGGCTAAAAAAGTAGTGCGCATTATCAAAGACAGCAAGATCAAAGTGCAGGCGAGTATTCAGGGTGATGCAGTGCGTGTAACAGGCACTAAGCGCGATGACTTACAAGAAACAATGGCTATGCTCAAGAAGGAAGTCAGCGAGGCTCCATTAGGCTTTAATAACTTCCGTGACTAA
- the xerD gene encoding site-specific tyrosine recombinase XerD translates to MTSVTNVVVPAIHPASQEAIERFCDACWLEDGLAQNSLSAYRRDLLLLAQWLFKESGADLYSVSEKDLTAYIAHRRADKATTANRRLTVFKRFYRHALRMNLVKSDPCIGLRAAKQALRFPKTLSEDQVTALLNAPDVETSLGLRDRTMLELMYASGLRVSEIVSLKTVALGLNEGVIRVVNGKGGKERLVPFGGEAGQWLRSYLADARNPLLEGKSSDAVFVGRHTGTGLTRQAFWALIKRYAAIANIPVALSPHTLRHAFATHLLNHGADLRVVQLLLGHADISTTQIYTHVARERLKSIHQQHHPRGA, encoded by the coding sequence ATAACTTCCGTGACTAATGTAGTTGTGCCAGCAATCCACCCGGCAAGCCAAGAGGCCATTGAGCGCTTCTGTGATGCTTGTTGGTTGGAGGATGGCTTGGCGCAAAATAGTTTGTCTGCTTATCGCCGAGATCTATTGCTCTTGGCGCAGTGGCTTTTTAAAGAATCAGGTGCTGATCTCTACAGTGTGTCGGAAAAAGATCTCACTGCTTACATTGCGCATCGACGCGCAGATAAAGCAACCACTGCTAATCGTCGACTGACGGTATTCAAGCGCTTTTATCGTCATGCTCTGCGCATGAATTTGGTAAAAAGCGACCCCTGCATTGGTTTACGTGCTGCTAAGCAGGCACTACGTTTCCCTAAAACTTTGAGTGAAGATCAGGTTACTGCTTTGCTGAATGCTCCCGATGTGGAAACTTCACTTGGATTGCGTGATCGCACTATGCTGGAGCTGATGTATGCCAGCGGCTTGCGTGTCTCAGAAATCGTTTCTTTAAAGACAGTTGCTCTAGGATTAAATGAAGGTGTAATTCGGGTGGTGAACGGTAAGGGTGGCAAAGAGCGTTTAGTGCCTTTTGGTGGGGAGGCGGGGCAGTGGTTGCGTAGCTATTTAGCTGATGCCAGAAATCCATTACTTGAGGGTAAGTCTTCGGACGCGGTATTTGTGGGGCGCCATACGGGCACTGGTTTAACTCGTCAGGCTTTCTGGGCGCTGATTAAGCGTTACGCCGCGATTGCCAACATCCCCGTAGCTTTATCGCCCCATACATTGCGCCATGCTTTTGCTACCCATTTACTCAACCATGGGGCAGATTTACGGGTGGTACAACTCCTTTTAGGCCATGCCGATATCTCTACTACACAGATCTATACCCACGTTGCTAGAGAGCGTCTGAAGTCGATCCATCAGCAGCACCATCCTAGAGGCGCATAA
- the plsY gene encoding glycerol-3-phosphate 1-O-acyltransferase PlsY has translation MNLTLDLLLIPIAYLIGSISFAVVVSKCMRLPDPHSYGSGNPGATNVLRTGNKLAAVLTLIGDALKGYLAVMLARVLLGDESFTSTLNSWLLCGVVIAVFLGHLFPIFHGFKGGKGVATACGILFGINWILGLATLSTWMIVAMFMRYSSLAALAAAVFGPIYFVFLFGFQPMGIALLVVCLLLIWRHRSNIHNLISGKESRIGSKKKGQS, from the coding sequence ATGAATTTAACTTTAGATCTTTTGCTGATCCCGATTGCCTACCTGATTGGTTCCATCTCTTTTGCGGTAGTTGTGAGTAAGTGCATGCGTTTGCCTGATCCCCATTCCTATGGTTCTGGTAATCCAGGCGCTACCAATGTTCTCAGAACTGGTAACAAGCTGGCAGCCGTGCTCACTTTGATTGGTGATGCCTTAAAGGGCTATCTTGCCGTCATGTTGGCGAGAGTATTGCTCGGCGATGAATCTTTTACTTCAACACTCAACTCTTGGTTGTTATGTGGCGTGGTGATTGCTGTGTTCTTGGGGCATCTATTTCCGATCTTCCATGGTTTTAAGGGGGGGAAGGGTGTTGCTACTGCCTGCGGCATTTTGTTTGGTATTAATTGGATTTTGGGCTTGGCAACTTTAAGTACCTGGATGATTGTGGCGATGTTTATGCGCTACTCATCATTAGCTGCTTTAGCGGCTGCGGTCTTTGGCCCGATCTATTTTGTATTTTTGTTTGGCTTTCAGCCGATGGGTATTGCGCTGTTGGTAGTTTGTCTTCTATTGATCTGGCGTCATCGCAGCAACATTCATAATCTCATTAGTGGCAAAGAAAGCCGTATTGGCTCGAAGAAAAAAGGACAGTCATGA
- a CDS encoding MAPEG family protein: MTISYWCVLFMGLFPYVAAGIAKKGFEGYDNGMPRQWLAKQTGFRARANAAQANLFESIPFFFAAVIIASIANAPQNRIDLLAIGFVLARIAYLVCYVADWPTTRSIVWLVGLACVVAIFFQI, encoded by the coding sequence ATGACTATTTCTTATTGGTGTGTGCTGTTCATGGGATTGTTTCCCTATGTAGCAGCTGGTATTGCTAAGAAGGGTTTTGAGGGTTATGACAATGGCATGCCCAGACAATGGCTGGCCAAGCAGACAGGATTTCGTGCGCGTGCTAATGCAGCGCAAGCAAATCTTTTTGAATCTATCCCATTCTTTTTTGCCGCCGTGATCATTGCATCTATAGCCAATGCACCGCAAAATAGAATTGATTTGCTAGCAATCGGATTTGTTTTAGCACGCATTGCTTACCTAGTTTGCTATGTAGCAGATTGGCCAACAACTCGCTCTATCGTTTGGCTTGTTGGCTTAGCTTGCGTAGTAGCAATCTTCTTTCAGATTTAA
- a CDS encoding GTP cyclohydrolase I, which produces MPAKKIPAKTVGKTPAKKASSLKPANKVTAKKSDAGTPLSVVIRRRIEAQKSRFHANDNISKFIQPGELEGLVNEVAEKMQAVLESLVIDTESDHNTKNTSQRVAKMFVKEVFNGRYIEQPTLTKFPNVSRLNELMIIGPITVRSACSHHLCPIMGRIWIGVLPSKESALIGLSKYSRLTEWVMCRPQIQEEAVVELADMLERKIKPIGVAIVMDADHFCMQWRGVKDRDSKMVNSVMRGAFLKDSNLRREFLSLLDKR; this is translated from the coding sequence ATGCCTGCTAAAAAAATTCCTGCAAAGACGGTTGGCAAAACTCCAGCCAAGAAGGCCTCAAGCCTGAAGCCTGCCAATAAAGTAACCGCAAAAAAAAGTGATGCTGGCACACCACTATCGGTAGTGATTCGTCGACGTATTGAGGCTCAAAAATCACGCTTTCATGCAAATGACAATATTTCTAAATTTATTCAGCCTGGTGAGCTGGAGGGCTTGGTAAATGAAGTCGCCGAAAAGATGCAGGCTGTTTTAGAAAGCTTGGTAATCGATACCGAGAGTGATCATAATACCAAGAACACTAGCCAACGTGTGGCCAAAATGTTTGTTAAAGAAGTGTTTAATGGCCGCTATATCGAACAACCTACACTGACCAAGTTTCCGAATGTCAGTCGCTTGAATGAGTTGATGATCATTGGCCCAATTACTGTTCGTAGCGCTTGCTCTCATCACCTTTGTCCAATCATGGGTCGCATATGGATTGGTGTATTGCCAAGCAAAGAGTCTGCCTTGATTGGTTTGTCTAAATATTCGCGCCTAACTGAATGGGTTATGTGTCGTCCACAGATTCAGGAAGAAGCGGTAGTAGAGTTGGCCGATATGCTTGAGAGAAAAATTAAGCCGATTGGAGTTGCGATCGTGATGGATGCAGATCACTTCTGCATGCAATGGCGTGGTGTAAAAGATCGCGATTCCAAAATGGTCAATAGCGTGATGCGTGGCGCTTTTTTAAAAGACTCGAATTTGCGCAGAGAGTTTTTATCGCTCTTAGATAAAAGATGA
- a CDS encoding acyltransferase family protein — MNSQSLKQHASYHRREIDGLRALAVTAVIGFHFFPNALPSGYLGVDLFFVISGYLITLLIKKQAANREFCFSSFYLKRAKRILPAMLAMLIASSIAATWILLAPDLQRYAKSLLATLSYIANIYFWRTGGYFSTSDELKPLLHMWSLGVEEQFYLLFPAILIIIFRFIRPNLLKILALLLIAICSYGLNIYLANIGGSNPAFFLLPTRIWQFSIGSFFAVLPTIQTANSSRLNLTFVTGLALIAINFMDPESKIPSATLLTLGTGFILWNKLNSNSPLLRYLITKPVELVGLCSFSLYLWHWPILVFLKYIYVDSVPLHILLGALLATILISYLSWRYIENPFRNEISTKVKLYAILITYILLAAYAAMMLALKGLPNRDTDLANSIANAIDSNYRCPPTSYRLYGASRSCLIGDSKKTPSLALLGNSHAQMYAPAVIESLTANHQAGLIIPLNDCLPTIDLNISTECLKMAQINYQAIEKDRDIKTVILGMTWYSNDLVDESGNKIYDPSFIHREKSIMMLLDNLSKSGKYTYLVGPIAIPNFDFASVASRNIKFGNVTENSSIPRASFDEQFKTTISSFSKKLKNRFIAPHEALCDLDHCNFADENGSYFSDSNHLSVYGTKKVQKLFNPIFER, encoded by the coding sequence ATGAATAGTCAATCTCTCAAGCAACACGCTTCATACCATCGAAGGGAAATTGATGGGCTAAGGGCGCTTGCTGTAACAGCGGTCATCGGATTTCATTTTTTTCCCAACGCACTTCCGTCCGGGTATCTTGGGGTTGACTTATTTTTTGTCATTTCTGGTTATCTAATTACCCTTTTAATCAAAAAGCAAGCGGCAAACCGTGAATTCTGTTTTTCCTCCTTCTACCTAAAGAGGGCCAAAAGAATCTTGCCAGCGATGCTGGCTATGCTCATTGCAAGCTCAATTGCGGCAACCTGGATCTTGCTTGCACCAGACCTTCAAAGGTATGCCAAGAGTCTACTAGCAACACTCAGCTATATTGCGAATATCTACTTCTGGAGAACAGGCGGGTATTTCTCAACAAGCGATGAATTAAAGCCTTTGCTGCATATGTGGTCGTTGGGTGTAGAAGAACAATTCTACCTCCTTTTTCCGGCGATTTTAATCATCATATTTCGGTTTATCCGCCCTAATCTTCTTAAGATATTAGCACTGCTGCTAATTGCCATATGTTCATATGGCTTGAATATTTACCTCGCTAATATTGGCGGCTCAAATCCAGCATTCTTTTTGCTTCCAACTCGTATTTGGCAGTTTTCCATTGGTAGTTTTTTTGCGGTTCTGCCAACCATTCAGACAGCAAATTCTTCGCGCTTGAACCTTACATTCGTCACGGGACTAGCGCTCATTGCTATTAATTTCATGGACCCTGAATCTAAAATTCCAAGCGCAACTCTATTAACTCTTGGCACAGGATTCATTCTTTGGAACAAATTAAATAGCAATTCCCCCCTACTTCGCTACCTAATTACAAAACCAGTGGAGCTTGTTGGGCTATGCTCTTTCTCTCTCTACCTGTGGCATTGGCCAATTTTAGTTTTTCTAAAATACATCTATGTGGATAGTGTACCTTTGCATATTTTACTGGGCGCATTACTGGCCACTATCCTTATTTCGTATTTGAGCTGGAGATATATTGAAAATCCATTTCGGAATGAAATCTCCACCAAAGTGAAGCTATATGCAATTCTCATCACCTACATCCTTCTAGCCGCATATGCAGCAATGATGCTGGCCTTGAAGGGTCTACCAAACAGGGATACAGATCTTGCAAATTCTATTGCAAATGCAATTGATTCAAACTACCGTTGCCCACCAACCAGCTATCGACTTTATGGAGCATCCCGCAGTTGCTTGATAGGTGACTCAAAAAAGACTCCCTCATTAGCACTTCTCGGCAATTCACATGCTCAGATGTATGCACCAGCAGTTATTGAATCTCTCACTGCAAACCATCAGGCAGGCCTAATCATCCCACTCAATGATTGCTTACCAACAATCGACCTGAATATCTCTACAGAATGTTTAAAGATGGCTCAAATTAACTATCAAGCTATTGAAAAAGATAGGGATATCAAAACCGTAATACTTGGAATGACTTGGTACTCAAATGACTTAGTGGATGAATCGGGCAATAAAATCTACGATCCCAGCTTTATCCATAGAGAAAAATCGATCATGATGCTCCTAGATAATTTGTCCAAATCAGGTAAATATACTTACTTAGTAGGTCCAATAGCTATACCCAATTTTGATTTTGCATCAGTAGCAAGCAGAAATATCAAGTTCGGCAATGTTACTGAAAACTCCTCAATTCCAAGAGCATCATTTGATGAACAATTCAAGACCACGATAAGTTCCTTCTCAAAGAAGCTAAAAAACAGATTTATTGCGCCCCACGAAGCGCTATGCGACCTAGATCACTGCAACTTCGCAGATGAGAATGGAAGCTACTTTTCAGACAGCAATCATCTGTCCGTATACGGCACGAAGAAAGTTCAAAAGCTATTTAATCCCATTTTTGAGAGGTAA
- a CDS encoding mannose-1-phosphate guanylyltransferase/mannose-6-phosphate isomerase, producing MTSQSSTRTSVLPVILCGGSGTRLWPLSRTGFPKQFLVLSGDDSGRSLFQQAVQRINSMSFIDGLELGPTLIVTNEEHRFLALDQLRELKEIQANLLLEPAGRNTAPALTLAAFHAQEFLEGSSPPFNDPILVVTPADQTINNQANFVKTLQSCIATVEADQSNKTITILGITPCAPETGYGYIKRQGHAGVNGEFEVERFVEKPDAKTAETYLKEGDYLWNSGMFVLRASTWLAALKEFRSDIYIATESAWCARVMDLAGDVPFIRPGAEIFKLIPSESIDYAVIEECSSQVGSNHFSIKMVELDAGWSDLGNWDAVWQVGKQDKNANVIAGDVILNDVKESLIYSSSRLVSALGVEGLIIVETADAVLVADRKSNQALKSVVGLLQSQQREEKNLHRKVARPWGWYDSIDQGDRFKVKRIQVNPGASLSLQKHEHRAEHWVVVNGVAEVTNGDKLITLTENQSTYIPPGQIHRLANRSNEPLEIIEVQSGAYLGEDDIFRFEDIYGRS from the coding sequence ATGACTTCTCAGTCATCTACTCGCACTTCAGTGCTGCCTGTCATTTTGTGTGGAGGCTCTGGCACTCGTCTTTGGCCGCTGTCTAGAACAGGCTTCCCGAAGCAATTTTTGGTGTTATCTGGCGATGATTCGGGTAGGAGTTTATTTCAGCAGGCAGTTCAGAGAATTAATTCAATGAGCTTTATTGATGGGTTGGAGTTGGGCCCCACCTTGATCGTTACTAATGAAGAACATCGTTTTTTGGCTCTAGATCAACTGCGAGAATTAAAAGAAATTCAAGCAAACTTGCTGCTTGAGCCTGCGGGGCGCAACACGGCACCAGCGCTTACATTAGCAGCATTTCATGCGCAAGAGTTTCTGGAGGGCTCCAGCCCCCCTTTTAATGATCCTATTTTAGTGGTAACTCCAGCAGATCAAACTATTAATAACCAGGCTAATTTTGTTAAGACTTTGCAGAGCTGTATTGCCACGGTTGAAGCTGACCAGTCGAACAAAACGATTACTATCTTGGGTATCACCCCATGCGCTCCGGAGACGGGCTATGGATATATCAAGCGTCAGGGCCATGCTGGTGTGAACGGTGAGTTTGAGGTGGAAAGGTTTGTCGAGAAGCCAGATGCAAAAACTGCTGAGACTTATTTAAAGGAGGGTGACTACCTCTGGAATAGTGGGATGTTTGTATTGCGAGCTAGTACCTGGCTAGCTGCATTGAAGGAATTTCGATCCGATATTTATATCGCTACAGAGAGTGCTTGGTGTGCGAGAGTGATGGATCTGGCTGGTGATGTTCCATTTATCAGGCCAGGGGCAGAAATTTTCAAGCTGATACCTAGTGAGTCAATTGACTATGCAGTAATTGAAGAGTGCTCAAGTCAAGTTGGGTCAAATCATTTTTCCATCAAGATGGTTGAGCTTGATGCGGGGTGGAGTGATCTAGGTAACTGGGATGCTGTATGGCAAGTTGGCAAGCAAGACAAAAATGCCAATGTCATTGCTGGCGACGTCATTTTGAATGATGTTAAGGAGTCTTTGATTTATTCGAGCAGTAGGCTGGTGAGTGCTCTTGGGGTTGAGGGTCTTATTATTGTTGAGACTGCAGATGCGGTTTTAGTTGCCGATAGAAAAAGTAATCAAGCCTTAAAGTCTGTGGTTGGGCTATTGCAATCTCAGCAGCGAGAAGAGAAAAATTTACATAGAAAAGTTGCAAGGCCTTGGGGCTGGTATGACAGTATTGATCAGGGTGATCGCTTCAAAGTAAAGAGAATTCAAGTAAATCCTGGAGCAAGTCTATCCCTTCAGAAGCATGAACATCGGGCCGAACATTGGGTTGTTGTGAATGGTGTAGCGGAAGTTACTAATGGTGATAAGTTGATTACTTTGACTGAAAATCAAAGTACTTACATTCCCCCGGGGCAAATCCATCGCTTAGCTAATCGGAGTAATGAGCCTTTGGAAATTATTGAGGTGCAATCTGGCGCTTATTTGGGTGAAGATGATATTTTTCGCTTTGAAGATATTTATGGGCGAAGTTAA
- the gmd gene encoding GDP-mannose 4,6-dehydratase — MKNKQKVALITGITGQDGSYLAEFLLEKGYLVHGIKRRASSFNTQRVDHLYQDPHISHRHFVLHYGDLTDSSNLTRIIQQTQPDEIYNLGAQSHVAVSFESPEYTADVDAIGPLRILEAIRILGLEKKTRFYQASTSELYGLVQEIPQKETTPFYPRSPYAVAKLYAYWITVNYREAYGIFACNGILFNHESKRRGETFVTRKITRGLANIAQGIEQCLFMGNMDALRDWGHAKDYVRMQWLMLQQDTPDDFVIATGVQFTVREFITLSAKQLGITIQFEGSAEQEQGLVLAIEGTCAPALKVGDVIVKIDPRYYRPTEVETLLGDPSKAKERLGWTPDITLDQMIEEMVANDLDQAKQLALLKKYGYEINVGKEN, encoded by the coding sequence ATGAAAAATAAGCAAAAAGTAGCATTGATTACAGGTATTACTGGCCAAGATGGATCCTACTTGGCTGAGTTTCTATTAGAAAAAGGTTATCTTGTTCACGGTATTAAGCGTCGCGCATCTTCTTTCAATACTCAGCGCGTTGATCATCTATACCAAGACCCACATATTAGCCATCGTCACTTTGTACTGCATTATGGAGACCTAACCGATTCAAGTAATTTAACGCGAATTATTCAACAAACGCAGCCGGATGAAATATACAACCTAGGCGCTCAAAGTCATGTCGCTGTATCTTTCGAGTCACCTGAATATACAGCTGATGTTGACGCTATTGGCCCCTTACGAATCTTAGAAGCGATCCGCATACTTGGTCTAGAGAAGAAAACTCGTTTTTACCAAGCTTCAACTTCTGAGCTTTATGGCTTAGTTCAGGAGATTCCACAAAAGGAAACAACCCCTTTTTATCCAAGAAGTCCTTATGCTGTTGCTAAGTTATATGCCTATTGGATAACCGTGAACTATCGTGAAGCTTATGGAATATTTGCCTGTAACGGGATTCTCTTTAACCATGAGTCAAAGCGGAGAGGAGAGACTTTTGTTACCCGTAAAATCACTCGCGGTTTAGCTAACATTGCGCAAGGTATAGAGCAATGTCTCTTTATGGGGAATATGGATGCGCTTCGAGATTGGGGTCATGCCAAAGATTATGTACGCATGCAATGGCTGATGCTTCAGCAAGATACACCAGATGATTTTGTGATTGCAACTGGTGTTCAATTTACTGTTCGTGAATTTATTACTCTTAGCGCTAAGCAACTAGGCATTACTATCCAATTCGAAGGTTCTGCAGAGCAAGAGCAGGGCCTAGTTTTGGCTATTGAGGGCACTTGCGCTCCTGCACTTAAGGTCGGTGATGTTATTGTGAAAATTGATCCACGTTACTATCGTCCGACAGAGGTAGAGACTCTTCTGGGCGATCCAAGTAAAGCTAAAGAGAGACTGGGATGGACACCAGACATCACGCTAGATCAAATGATTGAGGAGATGGTGGCAAATGACCTTGATCAAGCAAAACAGCTTGCCCTGTTGAAAAAGTACGGTTATGAAATAAATGTTGGTAAAGAAAATTAA